Proteins co-encoded in one Candidatus Zixiibacteriota bacterium genomic window:
- a CDS encoding PAS domain-containing protein, which translates to MNKLLKIFFGLRLRYVLASFVFLITILIAAGYFSIKAGQKATLAGLIQQGRALTAILVSSASNIISFDRQLTNIAVDELLAKIDIVISDADYGTDRDFIDGLNAELGLIRASVYDGSQVKLYEIKNEPRSISADLDSLSDDFISKVKFDKPFDIIFDFYQIEDRRFLFGILPYRDNMFVQIIYPWTIGQYADRKLSLSYLLNQLSQEAGIEYIMLQNLDGIVFASKQIYQTDRIEDDPFLVEALKADSALFRVVDFQDREALEVVSTFNSGEEFYGLFRVGLSMFGYRQLITNLKKQVWLFVALLVVLGLVGFAIVVGYQNINIMETSLNRARAISLSLHDSIAGIVLSTDENLNIITANVSARKHFGLPDGKPNKWDYNGYFPDDPFQVRAVLEEKRPRSFETQIRGRSGQIDLLVSTNALVNDKGESTGVIVVAHDVSEKRALERQAQQAHRLSELGTVAAGLAHDIRNPLNALGMIIQRMENEIKPAKGEEEFSDFIDTFKSELKKLNNIIEKILQVAKSSKLDLKRMEIKPVIEEVISLYRYEASERSIDIKSTLQDGKAYINEVAFKGIISNLIKNALEAIGKDGNIDITANFGNEKMTMIVEDDGPGISDEQKASLFKPFYTTKVSGTGLGLATAYKAAVDHGGELKIESKTGGPTRFIVSLPLTR; encoded by the coding sequence ATGAACAAATTGCTGAAGATATTTTTCGGGCTAAGGCTTCGCTATGTGCTGGCGTCATTTGTATTTCTAATCACCATTTTAATAGCCGCCGGATATTTTTCTATCAAAGCCGGACAGAAAGCTACGCTCGCCGGTTTGATTCAGCAGGGGAGAGCGCTTACCGCCATATTGGTTTCATCAGCCTCAAATATTATTTCCTTCGACAGACAGCTTACGAATATTGCCGTAGATGAATTATTGGCTAAAATCGATATTGTCATAAGCGATGCTGATTATGGTACCGACCGGGATTTTATCGATGGCCTAAATGCCGAGCTTGGCTTGATAAGAGCTTCTGTCTATGATGGTTCACAAGTGAAACTTTATGAAATCAAGAATGAACCCAGAAGCATTTCCGCCGACCTCGACAGCTTAAGCGATGATTTCATTAGCAAGGTCAAATTCGATAAGCCGTTTGATATTATCTTCGATTTTTACCAGATAGAGGACAGGCGTTTTCTGTTTGGCATCCTGCCATATCGCGATAATATGTTCGTCCAGATAATTTATCCCTGGACTATAGGCCAGTATGCCGACCGTAAGCTGTCGCTGTCGTATCTGTTGAATCAGCTTTCTCAGGAAGCGGGGATTGAATATATAATGCTTCAGAATCTCGATGGTATTGTGTTTGCCTCCAAGCAGATATACCAGACCGACAGGATAGAGGACGACCCGTTCTTAGTCGAGGCGCTTAAGGCTGACAGCGCCTTGTTCCGCGTTGTCGATTTTCAAGACCGCGAGGCGCTTGAGGTTGTTTCAACTTTTAACTCGGGCGAGGAATTTTACGGCCTTTTCAGAGTGGGATTGTCTATGTTTGGCTATCGTCAGTTGATAACCAATTTGAAAAAACAGGTCTGGTTATTTGTGGCGCTTTTAGTTGTGCTTGGCTTGGTCGGTTTTGCGATTGTAGTCGGTTATCAGAATATCAATATCATGGAGACATCTCTAAATAGAGCGCGGGCGATTTCGCTATCCCTGCATGACTCGATTGCCGGAATTGTTCTTTCCACCGACGAGAATCTGAATATTATCACCGCCAATGTATCAGCCAGGAAGCATTTCGGCCTTCCTGATGGCAAGCCCAACAAATGGGATTATAACGGCTATTTCCCTGATGATCCTTTTCAGGTAAGGGCAGTTCTTGAGGAAAAAAGGCCGAGGAGTTTCGAAACTCAGATAAGGGGCAGGTCGGGTCAGATTGATTTGCTTGTTTCTACAAATGCGCTTGTAAATGATAAAGGCGAATCCACCGGTGTTATAGTAGTCGCCCATGATGTATCCGAAAAACGCGCGTTGGAACGTCAGGCACAGCAGGCGCATCGATTGTCGGAGCTTGGCACTGTCGCCGCCGGTTTGGCGCATGATATCAGAAATCCGCTTAACGCTCTTGGGATGATTATTCAGCGTATGGAGAATGAAATTAAACCAGCCAAGGGAGAAGAGGAATTCTCTGATTTCATTGATACTTTTAAAAGCGAGCTTAAAAAGCTTAATAACATAATCGAGAAAATATTACAGGTGGCTAAATCCAGCAAGCTTGACCTTAAGCGAATGGAAATAAAACCCGTTATCGAGGAGGTAATCTCGCTGTATCGGTATGAGGCATCCGAGCGCAGTATTGACATTAAATCAACCCTGCAGGATGGCAAGGCATATATCAATGAAGTTGCTTTCAAAGGAATCATCTCCAATCTTATTAAGAATGCACTTGAGGCGATTGGCAAGGATGGCAATATCGATATAACCGCCAATTTCGGTAATGAGAAGATGACTATGATAGTTGAGGATGACGGTCCCGGCATATCGGATGAGCAGAAGGCGAGCTTATTCAAGCCGTTTTATACAACCAAGGTTTCCGGCACCGGATTAGGCTTAGCGACTGCCTATAAAGCGGCTGTTGACCATGGCGGCGAATTGAAAATCGAATCAAAAACAGGCGGCCCGACCAGGTTTATTGTGTCGCTGCCGCTGACGAGGTGA